The genome window CAGCTTTCTCACTTTCAGTAAATGACATGGCCGTGAAATATTCATTAATCTTATCGCATGAATCCTGTattagtttttttattaatttcttcttcatctctTCTAACCTATCCAACTCCGCACGTATATTTTCTAATGACTCGGCAGAAAGGTTTGAATTATTCTCGATAAACTTCTGTTGCTGTCCATCAGGAACTTTTAGTTTGCCCCAGAGGGTCTGGCATTTGGTTAGTAGCTcatctttttccttcaacCTTGTTTGTCGCAGGATTTCGTATTTCTTAATTGATTTCTCTAGTGATACGATTGCATTCCAGCTTATTACTGGTTCTGACTCTGTGGGTATTTCATTCTGTTGCTCACTGGAAATTATACTGCGGTAATCAATTCCTAAGCTTTGAGATATTTCTTGTAGCTCATTCTGTAATGTCTTGTAACGTTCTAGCCTCCTAGTATATTCTTCACTGTAACTCTTAATGAACGATTCTAAAAACTTGATTTGATCATTTGTAATTTTggagaaaaaagaacgTTGGAATATAGTTTCattctcttcttgaaaaaacTTAAATAGCAGTTTCGTATCTCCACCACACGATCTGATTTGGCTATTGAACTGACTGCATAGTTCCTTTTGTGGAAGAGCAAAGTTGGTCGGCAAGATCTGATCTTGCATATCAGGAACTTTCTCCATCAAATGCCGTAGCTTTAACACAGTAGAAAGGTATCTCATGAAATTGGGTAGATATGCATTCATCACATAGTCTTTGACATTATTAAGGATTTTCAATTTGTTAAGTAAGGATGATGACTTGTGTGGGCTGGAGCAATTATCATCTATCATAGTCTGCGATGAAGTAACTAAAATATTATTTCGCATGAATAAGTCCGGTATCGTATTGACACCTTTTGGATCGTTGATTGTATTTAGCATACATTGTAATGTGTATTGTCCTGTTTGAAATTCCTTGGTTAATGTGTCTCTTTCTGCGTTAGCTTCGTCAAAGAACTTTGAGATTGAGTTCGATAAATTATGAAATatctgtttttctttccttgaAATCTCTATCTTTGAGTAACCTACTTCCCGGTATATTACATCAAGCTCACTTAACAAATTTTGAAGCTGTTTTGAAATGAGGTTGAAGTTCTCCTTGTATAAACTCTCATTCCCTTCTGTACTCATTGGTCTTTGTTTCAAAGGTGACCTTAGGGTTTTTAAATTCACTGGAGTTAGTCTAAAACAATCGACTGGATCCGGTACCTCAGAAACTGGTGTTGTTTGCATCTTGGCATTGATTTGAATATCTTATGTCCTTTCTAGTCAAAGTTACATTCTGAATCCTTAAATGTGTTGTTGGTAACTCATCATTTGGATTAAGTGCTTTTGTTAACTTTTCGACTAGCAATATTTGTCTTTATTTACAATTCTGACCCAATTGGGTAATTCAAAACATTGAAAGATCTACAAAACGACGTAGACGTCAAGGATGTCAATATTGACCGAAACAGTATGGTCAAAAATTTCGGAATGGAGAACGACAAGAATTGCGGTTTGGACTACAGTCCCTTTTTGTGACTGATGTTCTTCCTAACTACCTCTTTGTTACAATAAATGTAGAAGTTTGTTAAAAGAACCAAGCCGATTTGGCATATAGAGAAGGGTATATGAAAGCATATATGCATATTCTTAGTAGGTTCAATACTGAACTCCGACTAATTAATCATTACTTGTGTATTATCTGCTTGTATTAGGTACCGCATAGAATAGGGAGTAAAAGCAAATGATCTGGGCCTGTCAGCATTGTTGGAACAAGTTGAGGTACCTAAGATTTTCTCGTAAAAGGGCCTTCATAAAAGTTGGTATTCCGAGGACTCGTCCTTGTTAGCTCAGTTGGTAGAGCGTTCGGCTTTTAAGCACTGCTTGCAAGGAACCGAAATGTCAGGGGTTCGAGCCCCCTATGAGGagttcttattttttttttttgaaagttAAATAGTTGGATGAATTACAGTACAAAAGGTGGGAATAAAATAACacttttctttcgtttAATTATCATAGTAATCCAAGAGGAGACTTAATCAATACACTTCTAAATTTCAGAACCTTCAGATACCTATATCTCTGATTATTCCGCATTGTCTCTTTTCACTGACaattggaatttttttttgatattttaattctttaaaGGCTCTTTTGATGctcaaaattgaaaacttgTAGTAtagttgaaaagaagcttCGAGCAATGAATACATATTTAAAATATTTAATTGCAGATATTTGCATAACAAAACgaatcttcatcaacttATTATTTTACAACTAACTTCAGTTAAGCTTGGTAGAGGTCTTAGCATAAACCCCGAAACAAACATATATCAATGTCTACTGAAATTGATTTCGATACTGAGGAACCCTTGATCACCACCGTGAGACCATTAACCAATTCTACTATAACAGTGCGGGTTATCAAGTCTTTCCCTTATAGAAACGTTAAGAATATTGTATTCACAGACTACGACATCAAAAATAAGACTGCTAAGGACTTGTATGAGGATGTCATAAACCATATTAAAACCACTGGTGCATTCAGACCATTTCGTAATGTGAATTATGATGCTTTGAAAGTATATACCCACGCACACGGATCTAAGACTGTGAATTTAGTAATTAACTTTGACCATGACGACGACTGGACTTTAGACATTAACGATTCTACTAAGAAACTAGTAGATTATGGTATTTCTAACGAAACTGAACTTTCCTTGTTTAACCACGATGATTACATTGCATTCAAAGCCAATCCGGAAGAAAAATGGCTATAATACCTTGGTTGGTACATGTATTTTGTACACGCAACTATATAAATATGTAATGTCCTTTAAGGAAGTAAACCTTTTATAGGTTTGAACTGAAATACGAATTAGCATGCTTTATTCCAACAAATGGTTAATCAATTCACATGCGAACATAACATTGGCCACTCCGTATGGGGATGCTTTGTCCAAACCCTTTCTTGCAACGATGCCATCGTGGGCGTTCATTGCTTTTACATAAACCGGTATTCTAATCCAACTTAGTTTCGATAGATTTTGATATATTGTAGTTCTACTTTCGTCAAAAGGAAGACTGGGGAACTTATCGTGACTCCATACTTTAGAGTAAGAATGGATAAACTTTTCCCAAGCGTCGTTCATAAGAGCGGAGTCATTGGTAATTGTACGGCTTAGAGTGTTCTTATCTAACGACCAATCAGAGTCATTATCTTGCCCTTTATCTTGCTCATCGTTAATTGTGTCCCCGATCATACTCCTCAAAGAAGACATAAGCGAGGTAAACATATCTTCATGAGACTGTACTTTATGACGacctttcttcaaaagagcATGGTGACGTGACGTCGTAATGTAACTATAGCAAGTCCCGAAAGTATTTATGAGAATTGCAAGCGGAAGGAATACCATCAGTAATAGCATGAGAAATAATATTCTATTAACACGATGCTTTAACGATACAGGCGGCTTTTCCTCTTTAGCTCTGTATACAGTGGGATCCAATTCGTCTAAAACAAGAATTCTAGGCTGTACTGGGTAATTATTCACATCAATTGGCAAATCGTGATTAAATCGATAGTCTAGGGTATTTGCAGTCTCTATGAATGGATCACAATTCCCAATAATAGCGGTGTAAAATGCCACAGTTCTATCATTCTTTACATTTGCAAAACAAACACGGTGCTTAAATCTCGATAATCCGTACAGATATTCACCCTGAGAGATATCTACTAAAATCCGGTCGTTTTTATTGCTAATAAATATTTCAGAACCACTCCTGCCTAAGATGGTCTTCCCTAACCCAGTCAAAACTGTATTCAGTACTCTACGATATACCGTACGCCTCTTGACATCTGCGGGAAGGAAGAAATTAACACCAAGATGAGGTGTGGCAAACGTCATAAAGATCACTGGTGTCATATTTCCGAAAATGTCCTTACATTCAGTAACCATCTTGCCAATAATAAACCGAGAAACTAGCCCTCCCATTGAATATCCAATCATACTCACTCTGTCAAACCTTTCTACACCATAATCCTTCACAAACTGACAAATCTCATCCAAGACATTATAACTCACCACCCGAATCCCATGGAGAGTCTTGATGTACCCAGAGTTCTCGGGCTTGAATATCACAATATCATCGATGCCGTCCAGCTTTTTCTCCATCATCTCCTTAATGGAGTCCATATGCTTGTGGTTACCCCAAAGGCCATGTACAAGTATGAACAAGTGTTTCTTGCGATCATTAGGACCATTTGTCATTGAGTCAGAACTCCCAGCCTTTTTAGGTTGCATGCTTCTTTCCCTCTAAAGACAAGTCGATTACCAGTTACCCCAAGCAAAGTGCACACAGTTATTGGAGCCTTATTTGAAATTCAAGCATAAATCCAGAGCTCAATTCGAGGGATTAACTCTCTTTCTCATGCGCCTCGCCTTTTTAAATAAATGCATGTGGCATTTCTCATCTCGTATTTGGTAAAACCTTAAAAATGTCATATTGTTGGGTTTTTCTATGCAAGAGAATAAGAAGATTGGCTGAGCACCGTATGTACGCGCAGTTatgtaaataaaaaatgaaaaaagacaaaagaagatcaatAATTAAAATGTGCTGGTTAGTCGTCATTAGACGTTATATTCATGTCTTTGTGAATAATTTCAAAAGAGTCTCCACGCAGTCTTGAATAGCTTCGAAACTGATCGGCGTTGTTTGTCGCAGTTCATTTCTGAACGCAAATTCAGACGCTTTATACGTCATCTTGTACAGTTTCTCGTATTGGGACTGGGGAACGCCTCTCAATCTGAGACCTGAGAGTATGCACTGCGACAGTAGTGTAACGAAATGCTGGTGTTGATCATTGAGCAATACTCTTTTGTTCAGTGAGTTGCTTTTTTGTAATCGCTGTTGTCTATTCTTCTCGAGGATCTTTTCGATAGATTTTGTAGCATTGGACGGACCTGCTGCATTTCTGCTGATGGATTCTGTAGTAGCGTTGCTTTCATCGCTAGCACTGTGTATCTTATCTAGTACAGCGTCCAAGCGGCGTTTCGTCGACAGATCGATGACGATCGATTCTATCTCGAATGACGCGTCCACATCAGTTTTCAAACATTTATGGAAGAGCATATACTCTATAGAATCATTGTTCGAATGAATCCGGCACAGAATACCTCGGTTCCTGTGTCGCTGCCGCATCAATTTGGCATTGAAATACCGGAAACTCGTCTCACTTGTCGTAAAACACCGATATCTTCTGTCCAAGTCAAGCCATAACGGCAGTTTAGCCACGCTAACCATTCCTATAACTTCCGCTAGACAATTCTTGGCACTTGGGCCTCCCTCATGGCCCTTCTCAGCGTCCATTTCGCGCCAGAGTTGGACATCTCGAATGACAGTGTTATGTCCCACGTCTAACCTAAGAACAAGTTCCTTGAAAAGTGGCATGTGTCCATCTTCACAATTATATCAAAACCCACCTCAAGTTTGCGTGTGATCTATAGAAGTATAGCTATCAATTTCATCTAAAAACCTTTGTCTAAAGCTCTTTTCTATTCTCTCCAGCTCTACTTAAACTACTAAATACGCTAATAATCTAAATTCCATCCATCAATATTATTCTTGCCCTTGGCaacttttaaaaaaaaattgttcaatattaaagaaaacagaaaaactGGTTAAAGCTACTAGTTGAAACAGTTATGTTTAGCAGCAGCTGGGGATTGGTTACGACGGCGAGTTAGGTTCGATACTAGTAGCGTTTTAGTGGTCACAGGGCTTTTTGTTAGTGTGTGGGGTTGATATAGTAGGATCCTGATAACGTGATAGAGATTAAGAGCGACCATGACTACATTgcagccttcttctttgaacttgaagagtAAGCGAGTTTACAGTGTAGCTCGAGTGTACCAGGATGCGTGCGAGAAGCGCCCTCAAGAATATTGGGACTATGAACAATGTGTTACCATTGATTGGGGTAAGATTTCTAATTACGAGGTGATCAATAAAATCGGTCGTGGTAAGTACAGTGAGGTGTTCAAGGGCAAGTCTGTGTTAAACGATATTCCATGTGTTATCAAGGTTTTGAAGCCCgtgaagatgaagaagatatacAGAGAGCTCAAGGTTTTGACTAATCTAACAGGAGGTCCTAATATTATTGGGTTGCTTGATATTGTGCAAGACCCAGGTTCTAAGATCCCAGCGttgatttttgaagaagtgaAGAATGTGGATTTCCGTACCCTTTACCCAACATTCACATTACCGGACTTGCAGTACTACTTGACCCAGTTGCTCACTGCGTTGGATTACTGCCATTCTATGGGTATCATGCACCGTGATGTAAAGCCACAAAATGTGATGATTGACCCAACTGAGAGAAAGCTAAGGTTGATTGATTGGGGTTTGGCGGAATTCTACCACCCTGGTGTGGATTACAACATTAGAGTTGCCTCACGTTACCATAAGGGACCTGAACTTCTAGTAAGCTTGAACCAGTACGATTATTCGTTGGACTTGTGGGCTGTTGGGTGTATGATCGCGGCGATTATCTTCAAAAAGGAGCCATTCTTCAAGGGCAGCACGAATGCTGACCAGTTGGTTAAAATTGCCAAGGTTTTGGGTACGCAGGAGTTATTCCAGTACTTGAAACACTACGGATTGGAACTACCCTCAGAATACAATGATATCATGAAGAACTACGAACGGAAACCATGGAGCTACTTCATAAGCGATAATACCCCACTTGCAGTGGATGAGATTGTTGATTTAATCGACCATCTATTACGCTATGATCACCAGCAAAGACTCACTGCCAAAGAGGCGATGGATCAcaaattcttcaagaaagacTTCTCGTAGATCTTTTTGCCTGACTGGGGTCCCCATAGTGTATTTGTCTCTATATATCGCATGTACATTATTAATTAATACATAATTTACAATACAAaaagtagtagtagtagtagcaaCAACTAAGGCCGAAAGGCACATATTAGGAGTAAGAAGCCGGACGTTAAAAAGTAAAATAGAAATAAAAGTAATCTAATAAAGAAGATATATCATTGAATCGTTAAaatcaagttcttgatATAGGACACTGTCCtaagaatatatatacatgcCGACTGACAAAAAAGGAGGCGAAAAGCATTAAAAATTTCTCGGGTCCATTTTATTCTTCCGGTATGGCAGTTACTTAAGGGTGGCCCTTTTCTATGATCAAGGCGAAGGTATGGGGGTGTGTGGGGGGGTCATTACTAAGTGTTCATTAAAAACGGTAAACATAAATGCAGTGTCGATATAAATGTGTTACCTCaaattttggtttttgtagtgttttgaattgaatttttgGTTAAATCTCTATTcgtgtgtgtttttttcttttggtttggaGAACTACAGTTCCATTTGGTAGTCCTCATCGCTGTCATCCACGCTGAGGATGAAACAGTCCTGTCTCATGATCATCTCGTTGGCCCACTTGTCGTTGATGGCACTTGTTCCGTCATAAATAACACCGCTGTAGTCTatttctcttgttcttaCGCTCTCGTTGAATCTGATGTTTCTATGAGCAGAAGAGTGATGATGCGACGAAGAGGAGGACGAGTTTCTCTTAACCAGAAGAGGCTTTGTGTTCTCGAAGATTGACGATGTGTCTGAGTTGGTGGGCGAGGAGGAGTAGTTGTTGTATGAGAAGGAGGAATAGGATTCCGAGTCAGAATCCACTCCGGCCGAAGGAAGAGCACCATCGTCGGCCGAAAGAGCCTTCCTCTTCGGTAGCAACTGTGTGGCAGCGACGCAGTCATCGGACAACTGAGGCCCGTACAACACCGTCATATCGTTTTCCTTGTTCCAGTTGATACGCAATGGGTCGTACTTGTGTGCACTGTCGTTAAGATGGAAGTTCTCCATGGACCAACGTCTCCACAGACAATGGTGCAATCTCTTCAAGTAGTAGTTATAATCAGACTCGTCTTCTTGAGAGCAGCTGGGCAATCTAAGCACCTTGTGCTTACCAACCTTCAAAAGCACCTTCCATGTCTCGCAGATGGAGTACGTCTCCTTGAAGTTGTGGTGGAAGTAATCGATAGCTGGCTTGTTCAAATTGGTAACATTGTCAAGCAACAAAAGATTCTTCCGTATGATGACTGTATCGTCTAAGCTATTGGAAATCATTAGTCTTTAgtttactttactttagTCTATATGTGACTAAAACCTTGTAATATATGTCCTTTATTCTACCCCGGAAATAACGAACCTACCAACAATAATCCTTCTCCATTATCCATCATacatgtacatatatactttctcttatatatatatatattaaaacTATGCGGGCCTATGATCCGcacgcttttttttttcacatACATGATATTCGGAATAAAATCACACTATGAACCCCACCACAATAGCATGGCATACAAAGACCCAAATATACAGATAGATAGACCCCTCAGAAACGGAAGCCTACCTTCCTAAGCCGAAGAATACCCACCCAGTCCGGGAGGGCCACACGCAGCTGTCTAGCTACCAAACTAAgatatacatacacatacacatgGCATCAatcagtcagtcagtcatCCAGCAGACACCAAACCGCACAGAAGTCGTAGAAAATCTTTCTCAACCGTTGCCTAGTCCCATCCGGATTAACCAGGACCTTCTGGTGTGGAATGGGCCAATAATGATTCCCATAAGAGGGCGCACGCACTCACAGGTGGTTCGGGAAACAGTATTAACTTGGGAAAGGCCATTGTATTGGCGCAGCCTAAGATCAGGACCAGCTGGTCGGAAGGCTgcacagaagaagaaggtctGGTAGAAGCGGGGACGGGAGGCTGGCAGCCGAGGAAACTGCTGTCGTCCGAGCAAGCGTGATGTGGAGCAATGAGCATTTCTCGGAATTCGGAGAGGACGGTAGCCTAGAGGAGTGCGTGGGGATGGCTCGAACaagaaaagtgaaaaaaaaaaaaacaaaaacaaaaacaaaaacaaaaaaaacatacGTAAGAAGGGGGGGgagaaagtgaaaaaaagaaattgggGAAGAAAATTGAGCAGAATTGAAGGGGGGCGGGGACAAGAGGGAGGAGGGAATGCCTGGAAAAGCCGGAGGAAGGGCTGTTGGTGTTACCCGTCCTTCCGGGTTTcttactttttttttccttagAGGCCGCGTAGTAGTTCCGGTAGTGCGTCATTTGGGAGATAAGAACGAATGTGCTCGGGTTTATTTTGTGTGGGTGTTTCTGTGGGTTTTATCCGATAATGTGGGGTGGGCCGATATTGGATGCGTAGAGCAGTGCGTGGAGCGGGCATATAGGGCTGTACAAGcgtagaagaagaagatagatagatataGTAGGCTTTGTATGAGGCTGTGTAAGGCGTTTAGACAATCTAGGAGATACGGAAATATTACTGGTTTGGAAATTTGTGGGGGGACACCTAGTTTATCCGGACAAAGCAGGAGAATCGGTAGAAAGCATAGTAGGGCGAGTTTTTCCGAGGTATATTGATATGCAGAGTGTCAGTCAATACAAGAAGCTCGCTTGTGTGTACAGAGCACACTAGTACTCAACAGTAGAACACAGCACAGCACAGCGCAGCTTGCAAAGAAATCGTTGACGAAAAATCACCCCAGTGTCAATCAGGCTATGTATGCAACACAAGAGGCCGTCGTCGTTAGGAAGCGAGCGTACCGAGTAAAGATCGCAACCCGTCCGTGAGATTCGACTCGCTTTATTGGAAGATGCGCCATACGATGGGTTCGATGGGTTTAATTTTAAAGTGAGATGGCTGCTTGCGGCCGGATGGGCAAAAGTAAGTTTGCCAGTTCGCCAGCCGTCCACCCAGGCACCAGGAACCAGGCACCCAGGAACCGTCATCCTCGACAGAGAGAGACGATGCAATggatgaaagaaaaaaaaaaaaaaaaaagaaagaaagaaagaaaacaaattgTAAATACAAGATATATAGTGTTACCCGGTCGCACCTATTGAGACACAAAAACCTTGGTATGTACACCCAGACCTCCTGACTCTTGTCGATATTTCTGTATATATCACCTCGTACGGTCGGTCTCCATTCAACTACCGActctgaaaaaaataaaatcattcacttttttttttttttttttttttttttttcaccaaatttttcatcaaaaaaaattttcaaatatttcttATTCCTCATCGCATCGCCTGGCACTATTTAAAATCAAGTGAAAAAATAATTCACGGTTTTCGAATCTAGTTCTCTCTTAACACTCAGTTGTTGATATTGTaattccttcttgttttacATCCCCATCCCAAAACTCTAGAACGGTACAGCTCTAGCTAGTTAAATACAATATGTCTCACAGAAAGTACGAAGCTCCACGTCACGGTCATTTAGGTTTCTTgccaagaaagagagcTGCCTCTGTCAGAGGTAGAGTTAAGTCCTTCCCAAAGGACGACAAGTCTAAGCCAGTTGCTTtgacttctttcttgggtTACAAGGCTGGTATGACCACCATTGTCAGAGACTTGGACAGACCAGGTTCCAAGTTCCACAAGCGTGAAGTTGTTGAAGCTGTCACCGTTGTCGACACCCCAccagttgttgttgttggtgttgttggttACGTTGAAACCCCAAGAGGTTTGAGATCCTTGACCACTGTCTGGGCTGAACATTTGTCCG of Kluyveromyces marxianus DMKU3-1042 DNA, complete genome, chromosome 3 contains these proteins:
- the CKA2 gene encoding casein kinase 2 catalytic subunit CKA2, yielding MTTLQPSSLNLKSKRVYSVARVYQDACEKRPQEYWDYEQCVTIDWGKISNYEVINKIGRGKYSEVFKGKSVLNDIPCVIKVLKPVKMKKIYRELKVLTNLTGGPNIIGLLDIVQDPGSKIPALIFEEVKNVDFRTLYPTFTLPDLQYYLTQLLTALDYCHSMGIMHRDVKPQNVMIDPTERKLRLIDWGLAEFYHPGVDYNIRVASRYHKGPELLVSLNQYDYSLDLWAVGCMIAAIIFKKEPFFKGSTNADQLVKIAKVLGTQELFQYLKHYGLELPSEYNDIMKNYERKPWSYFISDNTPLAVDEIVDLIDHLLRYDHQQRLTAKEAMDHKFFKKDFS
- the ASE1 gene encoding Ase1p, which translates into the protein MQTTPVSEVPDPVDCFRLTPVNLKTLRSPLKQRPMSTEGNESLYKENFNLISKQLQNLLSELDVIYREVGYSKIEISRKEKQIFHNLSNSISKFFDEANAERDTLTKEFQTGQYTLQCMLNTINDPKGVNTIPDLFMRNNILVTSSQTMIDDNCSSPHKSSSLLNKLKILNNVKDYVMNAYLPNFMRYLSTVLKLRHLMEKVPDMQDQILPTNFALPQKELCSQFNSQIRSCGGDTKLLFKFFQEENETIFQRSFFSKITNDQIKFLESFIKSYSEEYTRRLERYKTLQNELQEISQSLGIDYRSIISSEQQNEIPTESEPVISWNAIVSLEKSIKKYEILRQTRLKEKDELLTKCQTLWGKLKVPDGQQQKFIENNSNLSAESLENIRAELDRLEEMKKKLIKKLIQDSCDKINEYFTAMSFTESEKAEFQNSFDEMSRQSQSLKDDERLLEFCESQIDDLKRKMEIFQPIWKLIQDFESLQNDKIKLDESTKDSSRLLARNSHKILLEEERARKRITRYFPSVVRELKEKLTLFEEEFGKPFLLNGEQFLDIVLQEQAELANRYPKSRINMKAPSVRLRDNTKTIPKTPSKNHVAGSMCSSTSSSVKNRVAKPMTTPIPRNSTLKKVTTNRELLPPPHISVRKEFSRIPSIATTTTGSLNNSKRLAMSPEPRLLAPVSNNKLNIRNSNENEKKQPAKPLELNSLRVTREKNMINSSKTNRYMAAKLPSSPIKEPFGSVYSISRSPEGKIKLNVSCNSGNNTTNAHDNNPDSSFLNDSNFIEWKQNQVAKLNNFNDENSSWNNNIQ
- the LPL1 gene encoding putative hydrolase, encoding MQPKKAGSSDSMTNGPNDRKKHLFILVHGLWGNHKHMDSIKEMMEKKLDGIDDIVIFKPENSGYIKTLHGIRVVSYNVLDEICQFVKDYGVERFDRVSMIGYSMGGLVSRFIIGKMVTECKDIFGNMTPVIFMTFATPHLGVNFFLPADVKRRTVYRRVLNTVLTGLGKTILGRSGSEIFISNKNDRILVDISQGEYLYGLSRFKHRVCFANVKNDRTVAFYTAIIGNCDPFIETANTLDYRFNHDLPIDVNNYPVQPRILVLDELDPTVYRAKEEKPPVSLKHRVNRILFLMLLLMVFLPLAILINTFGTCYSYITTSRHHALLKKGRHKVQSHEDMFTSLMSSLRSMIGDTINDEQDKGQDNDSDWSLDKNTLSRTITNDSALMNDAWEKFIHSYSKVWSHDKFPSLPFDESRTTIYQNLSKLSWIRIPVYVKAMNAHDGIVARKGLDKASPYGVANVMFACELINHLLE
- the AIM29 gene encoding Aim29p; protein product: MSTEIDFDTEEPLITTVRPLTNSTITVRVIKSFPYRNVKNIVFTDYDIKNKTAKDLYEDVINHIKTTGAFRPFRNVNYDALKVYTHAHGSKTVNLVINFDHDDDWTLDINDSTKKLVDYGISNETELSLFNHDDYIAFKANPEEKWL
- the SLD7 gene encoding Sld7p; its protein translation is MPLFKELVLRLDVGHNTVIRDVQLWREMDAEKGHEGGPSAKNCLAEVIGMVSVAKLPLWLDLDRRYRCFTTSETSFRYFNAKLMRQRHRNRGILCRIHSNNDSIEYMLFHKCLKTDVDASFEIESIVIDLSTKRRLDAVLDKIHSASDESNATTESISRNAAGPSNATKSIEKILEKNRQQRLQKSNSLNKRVLLNDQHQHFVTLLSQCILSGLRLRGVPQSQYEKLYKMTYKASEFAFRNELRQTTPISFEAIQDCVETLLKLFTKT